The DNA window GGAAGACGAGCGGGCGCTGACCATTCTCGTCGCCACCTCGGGCGACACCGGTGGTGCGGTCGCGGCGGCGTTCCACGGGCGGCCGGGGGTGGAAGTGGCGGTGCTCTATCCCGCCGGGATGGTGTCCGCCCGGCAGGAGAAGCAGCTGACGGCGTGGGGCGGCAACGTGCGCGCGTTCGCGGTCCGCGGCGACTTCGACGCCTGCCAGCGGCTGGTCAAGGCCGCGATGGCGCACCCGGAGCTGCGCGCGCGGCGGCGGATGTCATCGGCGAACAGCATCAACGTGGGGCGCCTGCTGCCGCAGGTGGCGTACTACGCATGGGCGTCGCTGGAGTATCGCCGGCGGCACGGCGCGGACCCGGGCTTCATCGTCCCCTCGGGCAACCTGGGGAACGCCGCCGCGGCGTCGTGGTCGCGCCGCGTGGGGATGCCGGTGCGCGAGGTGGTGCTGGCGACGAATGCCAATCTCGCGATCACCCGCTTCCTTTCCGGCCAGCCGTGGTCCCCGCAGCCGACCGTCTCCACGCTGGCGACGGCGATGGACGTGGGCAGCGCGAGCAACATGGAGCGCCTGCTGCACCTGTTCGGCGGCGAGGAGGGGACGCGCTCCGCCCTGCGCGCGTTCCTGGTGGACGACAACGAGATCCGCCGCGTGATCCGTGAGGGGCCGGGCACGTGGGGCGAAGTGTGGGATCCGCACACCGCCACGGCCGTCGCAGTCCGCGAGCGACTGGAAACGCGCGACTGGATCGTGGTCTCCACCGCCCATCCCGCCAAGTTCGAGAGCGTGGTGGAGCCGCTGATCGGCCGCGAAATCCCGATCCCGCCGGACCTCGCGCACCTGCTCGACCGCCCCTCCCACGCGACGCCCATCGAGCCCGACCTCGACACCTTCATCGCCGCGCTCGAAGCGCCTTGATACGTCGGTGGCCGAGCGCCAGATTGAGTCGAGGTCACACGGGAGGCATGATGATGATCAAGAACGACCGCGACGACGCTGCTCCTCATCAGGACGAGAGAGCGTCCGCTGACGAGGAGCAGGCGTTGGAGGCTCTACGAGGGGACCTGCGCGCAATCCAAAGCAGCTACGTCAGTCTTCCAGTGCTGGACGACCGGCACGCGGACGAGATCCTCGGGTACGACGAGCACGGGTTGCCCACGTGCCTTCTACGGGGCGATAGTGCCGGCGCGCTGATCCGCTACGGCGCGCATTTCCGGGCCGGCGTCTCGCATGGACGCCGGCTTTCGTGTACCTTGCAGCGCATGCAAGTCGTGAGTACAGGCTGAACTTCCGCACTCACGCACCAACGCACTCACGCACTTTCGTACCGACGTACTTTGAATATGCAAGCCTCCGAGCGCGACCAGGTGCTCCGCCGCGTCGCCGCCGCGCTGACCCTGGTGCTTCACCCCACGACCGGCGACGACGTGGTGTCGTCGGGCCGGGTCCGCGAGCTGGACGTGCTGGAAGACGGCACCGTGCGTTTCAAGTTCGCCCTGCAGGCCGACGACCCCGGCACGCTGGTGCGCCAGGCGCGCGCCGCCGCCGAGACGGTGGAAGGCGTCACCAAGGTGAAGATCGACATCGCCCTTCCCGCCGCCGGCGCGCCGCAGAAGAAGGGGGCGCTGCGGGCCGGCAACGTTCCCGCGCCCACGCCCAACCCCAACCTGATCCCCGGGGTGCGGCAGATCATCGCCGTCAGCTCGGGCAAGGGCGGGGTGGGCAAGAGCACCGTGGCGGTGAACGTGGCGGCCGCGCTGGCGAAGTCCGGCCGGCGCGTGGGGCTGCTGGACGCCGACATCTACGGCCCCAACGTGCCCATCATGTTCGGCGAGAGGCGCAAGCCGTCCGTCGTGGGTCCCAAGGGCAAGGAAAAGATGCAGCCGCTGGAAGCCTACGGCGTGCAGCTGATGAGCCTTGGATTCCTGCTGGACGCCGAGCAGCCCGCCATCATGCGCGGGCCGATGATCGCGGGCATCCTCAAGCAGTTCCTGAGCGAGGTGGAGTGGGGCGAGCTGGACGTGCTGGTGGTCGACATGCCGCCGGGCACGGGCGATGCCCAGCTCTCGCTGGTGCAGACCATCCGGCTCGATGGAGTGGTGATGGTCACTACGCCGCAGGACGTGTCGACGGGCGACGT is part of the Longimicrobium sp. genome and encodes:
- the thrC gene encoding threonine synthase; its protein translation is MRYVSTRDPSHAVSLSAAIARGLAPDGGLYVPEQFPTIDPATFGPDASLPHVAALLLAPFFAGDALEPELGAICRESLSFPVPLKDLREGTAVLELFHGPTAAFKDVGARFLAACLSRIAAEDERALTILVATSGDTGGAVAAAFHGRPGVEVAVLYPAGMVSARQEKQLTAWGGNVRAFAVRGDFDACQRLVKAAMAHPELRARRRMSSANSINVGRLLPQVAYYAWASLEYRRRHGADPGFIVPSGNLGNAAAASWSRRVGMPVREVVLATNANLAITRFLSGQPWSPQPTVSTLATAMDVGSASNMERLLHLFGGEEGTRSALRAFLVDDNEIRRVIREGPGTWGEVWDPHTATAVAVRERLETRDWIVVSTAHPAKFESVVEPLIGREIPIPPDLAHLLDRPSHATPIEPDLDTFIAALEAP
- a CDS encoding Mrp/NBP35 family ATP-binding protein; the encoded protein is MQASERDQVLRRVAAALTLVLHPTTGDDVVSSGRVRELDVLEDGTVRFKFALQADDPGTLVRQARAAAETVEGVTKVKIDIALPAAGAPQKKGALRAGNVPAPTPNPNLIPGVRQIIAVSSGKGGVGKSTVAVNVAAALAKSGRRVGLLDADIYGPNVPIMFGERRKPSVVGPKGKEKMQPLEAYGVQLMSLGFLLDAEQPAIMRGPMIAGILKQFLSEVEWGELDVLVVDMPPGTGDAQLSLVQTIRLDGVVMVTTPQDVSTGDVLRGIKMFERTNTRVLGIVENMAGFICPCCGQRYEIFGRAGGQRLAEQTGLELLGEVPLEMIVREGGDEGVPVVIGHPESPSAMALRALADTVASRLEALVPAAI